A single genomic interval of Mucilaginibacter boryungensis harbors:
- a CDS encoding glycoside hydrolase family 2 TIM barrel-domain containing protein: protein MIKTYTLIFISLFSAAISKAQNNEGREITPFDKAWLFYQGDASGADKTGFADTQWQKIDVPHDWSIFGTYDKNNPTGRGGGYLPAGIGWYRKHFEMDVADAQKLVSIEFDGVMANSDVWINGYHLGKRPYGYISFAYDLTGHLNFGKGKTNIIAVRADNEVQPASRYYTGAGIYRHVRLIVTNPVHIEHWGVFVTTPKVSPEKAVVHVKTTIVNTSKAKVSAAVFVNILDETGKVALAGKYDPAGHDIAPGKSATVEGDYEVRNPTLWSPQHPALYKAIVKVSSGAKTFDSETVPFGIRTAEFTADKGFVLNGKKLMIKGVCLHHDGGALGAAVPLRVWERRLQLLKDIGVNGIRTSHNPVAPEFLDLCDRMGFVVMDENFDTWEANKVRGAGGYDKFFKEWGLTDTKDMVLRDRNHPSIVIYSIGNEIHDNLGDSSGFKKYRDMQDLIHQTDGTRPVTMALFRPNVSKVYDNGFAKMMDVVGQNYRENELVDAHTAHPDWKVIGTENGHTLTAWLSLRDHEYVAGQFLWTGVDYLGEADWPNVVNGQALLDRTGGSRPLSYQRESWWSDKPVVHIVRKRDDAAASPMVADWTPADISNYTMARVSVYSNCDEVELFLNGKSLGTKPKPADDSPRDWTMPFEKGTIKAVGKNKGKIVQTDELKTAGQPAKILLTVDKSKIANIWDDVAYVTATVVDANGVPCPNGNHVIDFNITGPGVITVTDNGDLANHDAFPLHARHTYRGKCIAIIKGSAIGKAIIKATSQGLADGTITVDIVK, encoded by the coding sequence ATGATCAAAACGTATACACTTATTTTCATATCACTTTTTTCGGCGGCTATTTCAAAAGCTCAGAATAACGAAGGGCGTGAGATAACCCCGTTTGATAAAGCCTGGTTATTTTACCAGGGCGATGCCAGCGGTGCGGATAAAACTGGGTTTGCTGACACGCAATGGCAAAAAATAGATGTGCCGCACGATTGGAGCATATTCGGTACTTATGATAAAAATAATCCCACTGGTCGCGGTGGTGGTTATTTGCCAGCGGGTATAGGCTGGTACCGCAAACACTTTGAAATGGATGTCGCCGATGCGCAAAAACTCGTTTCTATTGAATTTGACGGCGTAATGGCCAATAGTGATGTTTGGATAAACGGTTATCATTTAGGCAAGCGCCCTTATGGGTACATTAGCTTTGCTTATGATTTGACAGGCCACCTGAATTTTGGTAAGGGAAAAACCAACATCATAGCTGTAAGGGCGGATAATGAAGTGCAACCGGCTTCGCGTTACTACACCGGCGCGGGTATTTACCGCCATGTACGCCTGATTGTGACTAACCCTGTGCATATTGAGCATTGGGGTGTGTTTGTAACTACACCTAAAGTTAGCCCGGAAAAAGCTGTTGTGCATGTTAAAACTACCATTGTCAATACTTCAAAAGCAAAAGTTTCTGCGGCGGTTTTTGTTAATATTTTAGACGAAACAGGAAAAGTTGCCTTGGCTGGTAAATATGACCCGGCTGGCCATGATATTGCCCCCGGCAAGTCTGCTACTGTTGAAGGGGATTACGAGGTGCGTAACCCCACATTATGGAGTCCTCAACATCCGGCACTGTACAAAGCAATTGTGAAAGTGTCATCTGGCGCTAAAACTTTCGACAGTGAAACAGTACCTTTTGGCATCCGCACCGCTGAATTTACCGCTGACAAAGGTTTTGTGCTGAACGGCAAAAAGCTGATGATCAAAGGCGTTTGCCTGCATCATGATGGCGGCGCGCTAGGGGCTGCTGTGCCTTTACGTGTATGGGAACGCAGGCTGCAACTATTAAAAGATATTGGCGTGAACGGTATCCGTACCTCGCACAACCCGGTGGCGCCTGAGTTTTTAGATCTGTGCGACAGGATGGGTTTCGTAGTGATGGACGAAAACTTTGATACCTGGGAAGCTAACAAAGTGCGCGGCGCAGGCGGTTACGATAAATTTTTCAAAGAATGGGGTTTAACCGATACAAAAGACATGGTATTGCGCGACCGCAATCACCCCTCAATAGTGATCTACAGCATTGGTAACGAGATACATGATAACCTGGGTGATTCCTCGGGTTTTAAGAAGTATCGTGATATGCAGGACCTGATACACCAAACAGATGGCACCCGGCCAGTAACCATGGCGTTGTTCCGTCCGAACGTATCAAAGGTTTATGATAATGGTTTTGCTAAAATGATGGACGTGGTAGGCCAAAACTATCGGGAGAATGAATTGGTTGATGCGCATACGGCGCACCCTGATTGGAAAGTAATTGGTACCGAAAATGGCCATACCCTGACTGCCTGGCTTTCCCTGCGCGATCATGAATATGTAGCCGGTCAATTTTTATGGACGGGTGTTGATTACCTTGGCGAAGCCGATTGGCCAAACGTGGTGAATGGGCAGGCTTTGTTAGACCGTACCGGCGGCTCACGCCCGTTAAGTTATCAGCGCGAAAGCTGGTGGTCGGATAAACCGGTTGTGCATATTGTTCGCAAAAGGGACGATGCCGCGGCAAGCCCTATGGTAGCCGACTGGACACCTGCCGATATCAGCAATTATACTATGGCAAGGGTTTCCGTTTACAGCAATTGCGATGAGGTAGAGTTGTTTTTGAATGGTAAATCGTTAGGAACGAAACCAAAACCAGCTGACGATTCACCACGTGATTGGACTATGCCTTTTGAAAAAGGTACGATTAAAGCGGTAGGTAAAAATAAAGGCAAAATAGTACAAACCGACGAACTAAAAACTGCCGGTCAACCTGCCAAAATATTATTAACGGTCGATAAATCTAAAATTGCAAACATTTGGGACGATGTAGCCTACGTAACTGCAACTGTGGTTGACGCTAACGGCGTGCCTTGCCCTAATGGCAACCACGTAATTGATTTTAATATTACCGGCCCTGGTGTAATTACCGTCACTGATAACGGCGACCTTGCCAATCACGATGCGTTTCCGTTACATGCACGGCATACTTATCGTGGTAAATGTATAGCCATTATTAAGGGAAGCGCGATTGGTAAAGCTATTATCAAAGCCACATCGCAAGGATTAGCCGATGGTACCATCACCGTAGATATTGTGAAATAA
- a CDS encoding rhamnogalacturonan acetylesterase produces MSKPIKIGLMILVAGLIGLAFTFQQKPTIYIIGDSTTKNTLPLMGWGTAISDFFDTTKINIANHAMAGRSTRTFVKEGRWDKVDSLLKPGDYVLMVFGHNEGAKPGITPPNADAAGRAIGRGVLKGIGEDTVHLIYPNGSVEIVHTFGWYIRKFIREAKTKGATPMVLSMIPHNLFRDGKVPRADKDYGLWSKQVAEQEGVIFIDMNNITADKYEKLGADSVNKFFAPDKTHTTKLGATVNAQSVVVGIRANPDNPLNKYLLNK; encoded by the coding sequence ATGAGTAAGCCGATTAAAATAGGACTAATGATACTGGTAGCAGGGTTAATTGGCCTTGCGTTTACTTTTCAACAAAAGCCCACCATTTATATCATTGGCGATTCCACCACCAAAAATACTTTGCCGTTAATGGGCTGGGGGACTGCTATCAGCGATTTTTTCGATACCACAAAGATCAACATCGCCAACCACGCCATGGCCGGGCGCAGCACCCGCACCTTTGTAAAAGAAGGCCGCTGGGATAAGGTTGATTCCTTGCTAAAACCAGGCGATTATGTACTGATGGTGTTTGGCCATAACGAAGGTGCCAAACCTGGTATCACACCGCCAAATGCCGATGCGGCAGGCCGGGCTATTGGTCGCGGAGTGTTGAAGGGTATTGGCGAAGATACAGTACATCTCATCTATCCAAATGGCTCTGTCGAAATAGTACACACATTTGGCTGGTATATCCGCAAGTTTATCCGCGAAGCAAAAACTAAAGGCGCCACACCAATGGTGTTGTCGATGATACCACATAACCTATTTCGCGATGGTAAAGTGCCCCGTGCCGATAAAGATTACGGTTTATGGAGCAAACAGGTAGCCGAACAGGAAGGTGTGATATTTATTGATATGAACAACATCACCGCCGATAAGTATGAAAAATTAGGCGCTGATTCTGTAAACAAATTCTTCGCACCTGATAAAACGCACACTACCAAATTAGGTGCTACGGTAAACGCGCAATCGGTAGTTGTAGGCATTCGCGCAAATCCTGATAATCCGTTAAATAAATACCTCTTAAATAAATGA
- a CDS encoding glycoside hydrolase family protein: MERRKFIQYLSMASAVGLMPGLALGNDEDHVSAFAKKLKPVGRALEMDGYYVWCNSPIEGPDGKIHVFFSRWVASKKMGGWINGSEICHAIADTPESEFKFIDVILAPRGPGYWDATTCHNPSIKYVDGKYCLFFMGNNNGKTNTKRIGLATAPSLDGPWTRPDAPLLLPGPEGAWDDHCTTNPAFVKHPNGQYWLFYKSWNTKEYETGTDPLVKGNRKYGLAIADKLEGPYVKYEGNPVIDYSGKGHNAQLEDAFVWLDKGKFKMLARDMGVYNHQDGLYIESKTGKKWNEPEIAYFNADHYGIVQPPPPKYLNKYGRFERPQLLFQKGKPTYMFTTSQGGKYMTASPFIFKIES; this comes from the coding sequence ATGGAAAGACGGAAATTTATACAATACTTAAGCATGGCATCGGCTGTGGGATTAATGCCGGGGCTGGCTTTAGGAAACGACGAAGACCATGTATCGGCTTTTGCTAAAAAACTAAAACCAGTTGGCCGGGCGCTGGAGATGGACGGCTACTATGTTTGGTGTAACAGCCCCATAGAAGGGCCGGACGGTAAAATCCATGTCTTCTTTTCGCGCTGGGTGGCCAGCAAAAAAATGGGCGGCTGGATAAACGGTTCGGAGATTTGCCATGCCATTGCCGATACACCTGAAAGTGAATTTAAATTTATAGACGTGATACTGGCTCCGCGTGGCCCGGGATACTGGGATGCCACTACCTGCCATAACCCATCTATCAAATATGTAGATGGGAAATACTGCCTGTTTTTTATGGGCAATAACAACGGTAAAACCAATACCAAGCGCATTGGCCTGGCCACCGCGCCATCGCTTGATGGGCCATGGACGCGCCCTGACGCGCCTCTGCTGTTACCGGGACCTGAAGGTGCCTGGGATGACCATTGTACTACTAACCCGGCATTTGTAAAACATCCTAACGGACAATACTGGTTGTTCTACAAATCGTGGAACACCAAAGAATACGAAACAGGTACCGATCCGTTGGTGAAAGGCAACCGTAAATATGGGCTGGCTATTGCCGATAAACTGGAAGGCCCGTATGTAAAATATGAAGGTAACCCGGTAATTGATTATTCGGGTAAGGGCCACAATGCCCAATTAGAAGATGCTTTTGTATGGCTGGACAAAGGCAAATTTAAAATGCTGGCGCGGGATATGGGCGTCTACAATCACCAGGATGGGTTGTATATTGAATCCAAAACCGGCAAGAAATGGAATGAGCCGGAGATAGCTTACTTTAACGCCGACCACTATGGCATTGTACAACCACCACCGCCAAAATACCTGAACAAATACGGACGTTTTGAACGACCACAACTGCTATTCCAGAAAGGTAAGCCAACCTACATGTTCACCACATCGCAGGGAGGGAAGTATATGACCGCCTCGCCATTTATTTTTAAGATCGAATCCTAA
- a CDS encoding rhamnogalacturonan acetylesterase — MKRLKIAVALVTIAVAGLAFINQQKPTLYMVGDSTMHNNDKELWGWGTTIVDHLDLSKINVVNSATAGRSTRTFVKEGRWAKVDSALKPGDFVIMGFGHNEGSKPDTTKGGYRGVLKGIGEDSVVLNWAKGPETVHTYGWYLRKFIRDTKAKGATPIVVSMIPRREWDKDGKIVLANKDYGLWAKQVAEQEGVAFIDLNTITAEKYNKLTRDEVFALFGTDHTHTNKAGAVINAQSFVDGLKLQPSITLNNYLK; from the coding sequence ATGAAACGACTTAAAATAGCTGTGGCATTGGTTACAATTGCTGTTGCAGGGCTGGCCTTTATAAACCAGCAAAAACCAACGCTGTATATGGTGGGCGATTCTACCATGCATAATAACGATAAAGAGCTTTGGGGCTGGGGGACAACCATCGTCGACCACTTAGACCTCTCAAAAATTAACGTAGTCAATAGTGCCACAGCTGGCCGCAGCACCCGCACTTTTGTAAAGGAAGGCCGCTGGGCTAAGGTAGATTCCGCGCTTAAACCCGGCGACTTTGTGATTATGGGTTTTGGCCATAACGAAGGTAGTAAACCCGATACTACAAAAGGCGGTTACCGTGGTGTATTAAAAGGCATTGGCGAAGACTCTGTTGTGCTGAATTGGGCAAAAGGACCTGAAACGGTACATACCTATGGCTGGTACCTGCGTAAATTTATCAGGGACACCAAAGCCAAAGGCGCTACGCCAATAGTGGTTTCTATGATCCCCCGCAGGGAGTGGGATAAGGATGGAAAAATTGTTTTAGCCAATAAAGATTATGGCCTGTGGGCAAAACAGGTGGCCGAACAGGAAGGTGTTGCCTTTATTGATCTGAATACGATCACTGCCGAAAAATACAATAAGCTAACCCGCGACGAAGTATTTGCCCTGTTCGGAACCGACCATACCCATACTAACAAAGCAGGCGCGGTTATCAATGCGCAGTCTTTTGTTGACGGCTTGAAGCTTCAGCCATCCATTACCCTTAATAATTATCTTAAATAA
- a CDS encoding rhamnogalacturonan acetylesterase — protein sequence MKSFIHKNTGLLMLMLAIVALSSFMFVKPQDKPTFYLIGDSTVKNGRDDGQKMGPDGQWGWGHYIHEYFDTTRINIENDALGGTSSRSFINMGLWDKVLAKIKPGDFIIMQFGHNDNGPLDDTARARGTIKGVGDEQKEVFNPMKYMKKQEVVHSYGWYMRKYINEAKAKGATAIICSPIPRNDWKDGKATSRNMKDSYGAWSKEVAVQTGAYFIDLNTMVADDYDKEGEEKVRSTYFHADHTHTIEAGARLNCKFVVDGIKSYPDLALNKYLK from the coding sequence ATGAAAAGCTTTATACATAAAAATACCGGTCTGTTAATGTTGATGCTGGCTATTGTTGCCTTATCATCATTTATGTTTGTTAAACCACAGGATAAGCCTACGTTTTACCTGATAGGCGATTCAACCGTTAAGAATGGCAGGGATGACGGCCAAAAGATGGGCCCGGATGGGCAATGGGGCTGGGGGCACTACATTCACGAATATTTTGACACCACCCGTATCAATATTGAAAATGATGCATTGGGCGGCACCAGCAGCCGTTCGTTTATCAATATGGGTTTATGGGATAAAGTGCTGGCAAAAATTAAACCCGGCGACTTTATTATTATGCAGTTTGGCCACAATGATAACGGCCCGCTTGATGATACCGCACGTGCGCGTGGCACCATTAAAGGTGTGGGGGATGAGCAAAAGGAAGTATTTAACCCTATGAAGTACATGAAGAAGCAGGAAGTAGTGCATTCTTATGGTTGGTATATGCGCAAATACATTAATGAAGCTAAGGCCAAAGGTGCTACCGCCATCATCTGTTCGCCAATTCCGCGTAATGATTGGAAGGACGGTAAAGCCACCAGTCGTAACATGAAGGATAGCTACGGTGCCTGGTCTAAAGAAGTGGCTGTGCAAACGGGTGCTTATTTTATTGACCTGAATACCATGGTTGCAGATGATTATGACAAGGAAGGTGAGGAGAAGGTAAGATCAACCTATTTCCATGCCGACCATACGCATACCATTGAAGCAGGTGCGCGGTTAAATTGCAAATTTGTTGTTGATGGCATAAAATCGTACCCTGACCTGGCGTTGAATAAGTATTTGAAATAG
- a CDS encoding exo-beta-1,4-galactosidase, giving the protein MPKKLNNNYKKFKGFTISATAILGIVCCALSMPPVKKAGNIIPLAGQWRFQIDSTDKGIGDKWYLKQLGDTIHLPGSMAENWKGNNITLKTKWTGSIYDSSWYYNPRMAKYRQPGNLKIPFWLTPHKHYTGAAWYQKDVVIPADWKSKRVVLFLERPHTETKLWVDGEEIGMQNSLVAPHEFDLTGKISPGKHTLSICIDNRIKAINVGPDSHSITDHTQGNWNGIVGKIELHAGATTWLDDVQIYPDLKDKMAHVKFTVKNDGPEVNGKITVIAKLSNTKLQGSVPSAVKPCKIANGVTEIMVDLPMGDKMQTWNEFNPALYQLTAKLVIGNAPADTKQLTFGMHEFKAEGRNFTINGNPVFLRGTVNNCEFPLTGYAPMIEKEWDRIFAICKAYGLNHMRFHSWCPPEAAFDAADKAGIYLYVEGPSWANHGSGLGLGRPIDQYIYDETNRISKVYGNHPSFCMLGYGNEPAGKQVEYLTKFVDYWKAKDSRRIYTGGAVGGSWPIIPNNEFMVRADARGLNWNQRPESNSDHSAKIAKFNVPYVAHEVGQYCAFPDFKEIKKYTGIYRAKNFELFQEDLKDHGMADEAEKFLYATGKLQVLCYKHDMEKMMRTPGYSGFQLLSLNDYPGQGTALVGVLNAFWDNKGYVTPQQFSRFCNSTVPLILTEKFVYTNNETLKANVELFNYTRPMNAALTWKLTNDQHQIIAQGTFDRKSYNLNNCQQAGEVSVALSNITRPTKLNLDVAVPNTTFSNNWDFWVYPEKIAKVNTDVYYTTELDDKARQVLANGGKVFLNGAGKVVKGKEIIQNFTPVFWNTSWFKMRPPHTLGFVCDPKHPIFNDFPNSGYSEMNWWDILKKAQVMHLEEFPKSFRALVQPIDTWFMNRPLAFILEAKVGKGSIIVSSADLSPDIDSDRPAARQLYYSIMKYMASPQFKPSVEIPINTIENLFSKPSKEVFISYTNGAPDELKPKAKTK; this is encoded by the coding sequence ATGCCAAAAAAACTAAACAACAACTATAAGAAGTTTAAAGGATTTACTATATCAGCCACTGCTATTTTAGGCATTGTTTGCTGTGCTTTGTCCATGCCGCCGGTTAAAAAGGCAGGCAATATCATCCCTTTAGCTGGGCAATGGCGTTTTCAAATCGATTCTACAGATAAAGGTATTGGCGATAAATGGTATTTAAAACAATTAGGTGATACTATCCATTTGCCGGGTTCGATGGCCGAGAATTGGAAAGGCAATAACATCACCCTGAAAACAAAATGGACAGGCAGTATTTATGATAGCTCGTGGTATTATAATCCGCGGATGGCAAAATACCGCCAGCCGGGAAATTTGAAGATACCTTTTTGGCTTACCCCCCATAAACATTATACTGGTGCCGCCTGGTACCAAAAAGATGTGGTTATACCAGCCGATTGGAAAAGCAAAAGGGTGGTGCTATTTCTTGAACGCCCGCATACGGAAACCAAACTTTGGGTTGATGGCGAAGAAATAGGCATGCAAAACAGCCTGGTTGCGCCACACGAGTTTGATTTGACCGGCAAAATATCCCCGGGGAAACATACGCTTAGTATTTGTATCGATAACCGGATCAAGGCCATTAATGTAGGTCCTGATTCGCATAGCATAACCGATCATACTCAGGGAAACTGGAATGGAATTGTCGGGAAGATTGAGTTACACGCAGGCGCTACAACATGGCTTGATGACGTGCAGATATATCCTGATTTGAAAGACAAAATGGCACATGTGAAGTTCACCGTGAAAAACGATGGGCCTGAAGTAAATGGAAAGATAACAGTAATAGCAAAATTGTCTAATACCAAACTTCAGGGCAGCGTGCCTTCAGCAGTTAAACCTTGTAAAATAGCCAATGGCGTTACCGAAATAATGGTTGATTTGCCTATGGGCGATAAAATGCAAACCTGGAATGAATTTAACCCGGCCTTATATCAGCTTACAGCCAAATTAGTGATAGGTAATGCTCCGGCAGATACTAAACAGCTTACCTTCGGGATGCACGAGTTTAAAGCAGAAGGGCGAAACTTTACCATCAATGGTAATCCCGTCTTTCTGCGTGGTACAGTAAATAATTGTGAATTCCCGTTAACAGGCTACGCGCCTATGATTGAGAAAGAATGGGACAGGATTTTCGCCATTTGCAAGGCGTACGGATTAAACCATATGCGTTTCCACTCGTGGTGCCCGCCCGAGGCCGCTTTTGATGCAGCTGATAAAGCCGGTATATACCTTTATGTTGAAGGACCTTCATGGGCTAATCATGGCAGTGGTTTAGGGTTAGGCCGGCCAATTGACCAGTATATTTATGATGAAACTAATCGCATAAGTAAAGTATACGGCAACCACCCGTCGTTTTGTATGTTGGGTTACGGCAACGAGCCCGCGGGTAAGCAAGTAGAATACCTGACTAAGTTTGTTGATTACTGGAAAGCGAAAGACAGTCGCCGTATTTATACAGGTGGCGCAGTTGGTGGCAGCTGGCCAATTATCCCTAATAACGAGTTTATGGTACGTGCCGATGCGCGGGGATTGAACTGGAACCAGCGCCCTGAATCAAATTCAGACCATAGTGCTAAAATTGCCAAGTTCAATGTACCGTACGTAGCGCACGAGGTTGGGCAATATTGCGCTTTCCCTGATTTTAAGGAAATTAAAAAATATACCGGTATTTATCGCGCCAAAAACTTTGAACTTTTTCAGGAAGACCTAAAAGATCATGGTATGGCTGATGAAGCTGAGAAGTTCTTGTATGCCACAGGGAAACTGCAGGTTTTGTGCTACAAGCATGATATGGAAAAAATGATGCGCACACCGGGCTATTCTGGGTTTCAATTATTATCATTAAATGATTACCCAGGCCAAGGGACAGCGTTGGTAGGCGTACTGAATGCATTTTGGGATAATAAAGGTTACGTTACGCCCCAGCAATTCTCGCGCTTCTGTAATTCAACAGTGCCGCTAATACTTACAGAAAAATTTGTCTATACCAACAACGAGACGTTAAAGGCCAATGTAGAATTATTCAATTACACCAGGCCGATGAATGCCGCGTTAACCTGGAAGTTAACAAACGATCAGCATCAAATAATAGCCCAAGGTACTTTTGACAGAAAAAGCTACAACCTCAACAATTGCCAGCAAGCGGGCGAAGTTAGCGTAGCCTTATCAAATATCACCAGGCCGACTAAGCTTAATTTAGATGTTGCTGTGCCAAACACCACATTCAGCAACAACTGGGATTTTTGGGTGTATCCTGAAAAAATAGCTAAAGTAAATACCGATGTTTATTACACTACCGAACTTGATGATAAAGCCAGGCAAGTATTGGCAAATGGTGGTAAAGTATTTTTAAACGGGGCAGGAAAAGTGGTAAAAGGGAAGGAGATCATCCAAAATTTCACACCCGTTTTTTGGAATACTTCCTGGTTTAAAATGCGCCCGCCACATACGTTGGGTTTTGTATGTGATCCTAAGCATCCCATATTTAATGATTTCCCCAATAGTGGCTATAGCGAAATGAACTGGTGGGATATTCTAAAAAAAGCGCAGGTAATGCACCTGGAAGAATTCCCCAAAAGCTTTAGGGCCTTGGTGCAGCCAATTGATACCTGGTTTATGAACCGGCCATTAGCGTTTATATTAGAGGCAAAGGTAGGGAAGGGCAGTATTATTGTTAGCAGTGCGGACCTATCACCTGATATAGATTCCGACAGACCAGCCGCACGACAGTTGTACTATAGCATTATGAAATACATGGCCTCGCCGCAATTTAAACCATCTGTAGAGATCCCCATCAATACTATTGAAAACTTATTTAGCAAACCATCTAAAGAGGTGTTTATATCCTACACCAATGGCGCACCGGATGAACTAAAACCAAAAGCGAAGACGAAATAA